In the genome of Streptomyces sp. NBC_00190, one region contains:
- a CDS encoding zinc-dependent alcohol dehydrogenase has product MRALVYLGPSSAELQDRPAAQLVNHDDVVVEIVGTGVCGTDRKILLGRFPARPGVVLGHESVGVVREAGPQVRSVGVGDRVVVNPTLYCGWCVPCRRGATNFCRHKAGTEVGVDRDGTYAEAVTLPERFVERVPAGLPFRSAVLIEPLACVLNNVKAASVTFDDTVVVLGAGPIGMLTALVAARRARRVTVAEPDGYRLERARERCAHVVDVAGTDPAEAVVKATGGERPSVVFDTTGTGLDAALRLIDDGGRVVVMGFDDTYTVPLRPLQLTNRGIQLIGAGDYRADIFPVAVDLAAELDGLQRPGSGTGPVLERLVTHEFPLERYAEAFTALGGLTRGDGAGGTGGTGRPPRYDALKVVIRSHPGPVGADGWPVGA; this is encoded by the coding sequence GTGCGCGCTCTCGTCTATCTGGGTCCAAGCTCCGCCGAACTGCAGGACCGGCCCGCCGCACAGCTCGTGAACCACGATGACGTCGTGGTGGAGATCGTCGGTACGGGGGTCTGCGGAACGGACCGCAAGATCCTGCTCGGGCGGTTCCCCGCCCGGCCGGGCGTGGTGCTCGGGCACGAGTCGGTAGGTGTGGTGCGAGAGGCGGGGCCGCAGGTTCGTTCGGTCGGGGTGGGGGACCGGGTGGTGGTCAACCCCACGCTGTACTGCGGCTGGTGCGTCCCGTGCCGCCGGGGAGCGACCAACTTCTGCCGTCACAAGGCCGGGACCGAGGTCGGTGTCGACCGCGACGGCACGTACGCGGAGGCCGTGACTCTGCCGGAACGTTTCGTCGAACGGGTTCCCGCCGGTCTGCCCTTCCGCAGCGCGGTCCTGATCGAGCCGCTCGCCTGCGTCCTGAACAACGTCAAGGCCGCGTCCGTAACCTTCGACGACACCGTGGTGGTGCTCGGCGCAGGCCCGATCGGGATGCTGACCGCACTCGTCGCCGCCCGCCGGGCGCGCCGGGTCACCGTCGCCGAACCGGACGGCTACCGGCTGGAGCGGGCCCGCGAACGGTGCGCGCACGTGGTGGACGTGGCCGGAACGGACCCGGCCGAAGCCGTGGTGAAGGCCACGGGCGGCGAGCGTCCCTCCGTCGTCTTCGACACCACGGGCACCGGCCTGGACGCGGCGCTGCGGCTGATCGACGACGGCGGCCGGGTGGTGGTGATGGGCTTCGACGACACCTACACCGTGCCGTTGCGCCCGCTCCAGCTCACCAACCGGGGCATCCAGCTGATCGGCGCCGGGGACTACCGGGCCGACATCTTCCCGGTCGCCGTGGACCTGGCCGCAGAGCTCGACGGCCTCCAACGACCTGGCTCCGGCACCGGACCGGTCCTGGAGCGGCTGGTGACGCACGAGTTCCCGCTCGAACGGTACGCGGAAGCCTTCACCGCGCTCGGCGGGCTCACCCGGGGCGACGGGGCAGGCGGCACCGGCGGCACCGGGCGGCCACCGCGCTACGACGCGCTCAAGGTCGTCATCCGCTCGCACCCCGGCCCGGTCGGCGCCGACGGCTGGCCGGTGGGCGCGTGA
- a CDS encoding ROK family protein: MSAPRLGSIESGGTKFVCLVGSAPDRIEAETRFPTGEPGPTLARAIAFFQETAAETGPLDAIGIASFGPLELRPGHARFGRLAATPKPGWSGVDVAGPVAAALGVPVGIDTDVNGAALGEGRWGAARGLDAYVYLTVGTGIGGGAVIGGRVVSGLVHTEMGHLAVPRVADDAFPGSCPFHGDCWEGLAGGEAMGARWGTPAEELTGDALREALRLEASYLAAGLRNIVYTAAPQRIVIGGGVAELPGLFPLLRAELTSALGGYPGLPEHTAEDFVVPARLGRLAGPAGGLVLAAGAAAAARARPGAGPSGGPDA, translated from the coding sequence GTGAGCGCGCCGCGCCTCGGGTCGATCGAGTCGGGCGGGACCAAATTCGTCTGCCTGGTCGGCTCGGCCCCCGACCGGATCGAGGCCGAGACCCGGTTCCCGACCGGCGAACCGGGCCCCACCCTGGCCCGGGCCATCGCCTTCTTCCAGGAGACGGCCGCCGAGACCGGTCCGCTGGACGCGATCGGCATCGCCTCCTTCGGGCCCCTCGAACTGCGCCCGGGCCATGCCCGGTTCGGCCGCCTCGCCGCCACCCCCAAACCCGGCTGGTCCGGGGTGGACGTCGCCGGTCCGGTCGCCGCAGCGCTCGGCGTACCGGTGGGCATCGACACCGACGTCAACGGCGCGGCCCTCGGCGAGGGCCGCTGGGGCGCGGCCCGGGGCCTGGACGCCTACGTCTACCTCACCGTCGGCACCGGGATCGGCGGCGGCGCGGTGATCGGCGGCAGGGTGGTCAGCGGGCTGGTCCACACCGAGATGGGCCACCTCGCGGTGCCCCGGGTCGCGGACGACGCCTTCCCCGGCTCCTGCCCCTTCCACGGCGACTGCTGGGAGGGGCTGGCGGGCGGCGAGGCGATGGGCGCCCGCTGGGGGACCCCGGCCGAAGAACTGACCGGCGACGCACTGCGCGAGGCGCTGCGACTGGAGGCGTCCTACCTTGCCGCGGGGCTGCGCAACATCGTCTACACGGCCGCGCCCCAGCGGATCGTGATCGGCGGCGGCGTCGCGGAACTCCCCGGGCTGTTCCCGCTGCTCCGTGCCGAACTGACCTCGGCACTGGGCGGATACCCCGGGCTGCCCGAGCACACGGCCGAGGACTTCGTGGTCCCGGCACGGCTCGGCCGGCTCGCCGGACCGGCCGGCGGACTGGTCCTGGCGGCCGGGGCGGCCGCCGCCGCACGGGCGCGGCCCGGCGCTGGGCCATCGGGGGGACCGGACGCATGA